The Geobacter metallireducens GS-15 region TTTCACCTTCACGGTTCCCGTCTATGAGGAACAATCATGAATAACCTCAAAATCCTCATCGTCGATGACGAAGCGGACATCGCCCTCATTCTCAAGCTGCAACTGGAGGACGCCGGCTACCGCACCACCCGGGCCCGGGATGGCCTGGAAGCCCTGGAGATGCTGGCCCGGGAACACTATGACCTGATTCTCCTGGACATCCGCATGCCCCGCCTGGATGGCATTGAGGTGCTGGAGCGGATCCGGCAGGAGTGGCCCGAGCTGGTGGTGGTGATGATGACTGCCCACGGCAGCGAGGACATCGCCGTTGAGGCCATGAAGAAGGGGGCGGTGGACTATATCTCCAAGCCCTTCTCCTCCGATGATATGAAGAAGCGGGTGGAGCGGGCCATCGAGTACAACCGGACCCGGCTCGAAAACGAGCGGCTCCAGCGGGAGGTGGAGGAAGAGCGCCGGAAGATGGAGGCGATTCTCCAGGGGATGGCCGAAGCCCTCGTGGCCGTGGACCGCCAGGGACTGGTCATGAGCATCAACCGCACTGCCGCGGAACTTTTCGGGGTTGATGCGGCCGCGGTCCATGCCCGCCCCGTGGAGGAACTCCTCTCCGCCGCCATCCCGGCCGACCGGCTCCCCTGCCGCGTGGTGCTCGCCACGGGAGAGCCGTGCCTCGACGTGGCCTACGACCTCCGCCTGCCGGGCCGGATTGTGCCGGTCCTCTCCAGTGCCGCCCCCCTGGCGAACGCCGCCGGCGAGATGATCGGGAGCGTGGAGATCATCCGCGACATCTCGGCCCTCAAGGCCCTGGAACAGGAGCGGGAGGATTTCGTCAGCATGCTCTCCCACGACCTGAAGACCCCCATTACCGCCATCATCGGCTCCATCGACCTGGTGAAGGAGGGGCGGCTCGGTCCAGTGAATCCGGAACAGAGCATGTACCTGGACGCCGCCGTGGAGAGCTGCGCCGAGATGGTGGACATGATCGACACCCTGCTGGATGTGCACCGCTTCGAGGCGGGGCGGATGGTGACGACCCTTGTGGAAGAAGAGCTCGGGCCGCTCCTGCAGCGGACCGTTGGCAGGTTCGAGCCGGTGGCCCGCCACAGCGGGCTCGAACTTACCCTCTCTCTACCCGGCGCTCCAGTCACCTTCCTGGTGGACCGGAAGCAATTCGGGCGACTCCTGGGCAACCTCCTCTCCAACGCCCTGAAGTTCACCACTGAGGGCGGCATCGAGGTACGGGCGGAGCTGCCGGAGAACGCCGCGGCGGCCGCACAGGGGATTACCCCCGGCGCCTACCCGACCGAGAGACTCCCCCGGGAGGGACGATACCTGCTCGTTTCGGTGAGCGACACGGGGGCCGGGATTCCGGCCGATTCCCTCGTCACCATTTTCGACCGCTTCGTCCAGGCCCGCAACCGCAAGATGGGGAAGTCGAGCGGCACCGGGCTCGGGCTCGCCTTCTGCCGCAAGGTCATGGATGCCCACCACGGCTTCATCTGGGCCGAGAGCGAGCCTGACAGGGGGAGCACCTTCCGGATGCTTTTTCCGCTGGGGACCGACTGACCACTGAGCGAGGGAACTTCGCCCATGAAACTGCCGTACCACACCATGCCTTTCAGGATCGCGGCGTACTATGCCCTCTGTGCAGGGCTCTGGATCCTCCTGTCCGACCGGCTCCTCGGGGTTGCCGTTCGGGATCCCGACCTCATCACCAGCCTGGAGACGGCAAAGGGATGGCTCTTTGTGGCGGTCACCGCCCTCCTCCTCCATGTGGTGGTCCGGCGCTTCGTCGATGAGGTGATGCGCCGGGAGGAACTTCTGCGGGAGCGCAACGAAGAGCTCTGCATGGTGGAGGAGGAGCTCCGCCAGCAGCTGGACGAGTCCGAGCGGGCCCAGCAAGAACTGCGGGAGAGCGAGGAAAACTACCGGCTCCTCTTTTCGAGCAATCCGCATCCCATGTGCGTTTTCGATCTGGAGACCCTCGCCTTCCTGGAGGTGAACGGATCGGCTATCCAGCATTACGGATACAGCCGCGAAGAGTTTCTTGCCATGACCATCAAGGACATCCGTCCCCCCGAGGATGTGCCGTCGCTCATGGCTATCGTGAAGCGGGTCGACAGCGGGCCTGACCGGGTCGGCGTTTGGCGCCACCGGAAAAAGGACGGCACGATCATCTCCGTGGAGATCACCTCTCACATGATCGATTTCGCCGGAAGGCGTGCGAAGGTGATTCTGTGCAATGACGTAACGGAGCGGATCAGAGCGAAGGAGGAGATCCTGCGACTCAACGCCGAGTTGGAGCAGCGGGTGCGGCAACGGACCGCGGAACTGGAGCAGGCCAACCGGGAGATGGAGTCCTTCAGCTATTCCGTTTCCCACGACCTGCGGGCGCCGCTACGCCACATCGACGGGTTCAGTCGGGTGCTTCTGGAAGACTGCGGCGACCAGCTCAATCAGGAGGGAAAGGGATACCTTACCCGGATCTGCGCCGCTGCCAACCGGATGGGGCAGCTCATCGACGATCTCCTCCAGCTGGCCTCCGTGAGCCGCAGCGAACTGCAACGGCGCCCCGTCGATTTCAGTAACCTGGCTCGGACTATAGCCTTGGAACTGAAGCAGACAGACCCGGAGCGTGAGGTTACCTTCACCATTGCCGGGGGGGTCAGCGCTCAGGGAGATCCCGTCCTCCTGCGGGTCGTGCTGGAAAACCTCCTGGGTAACGCCTGGAAATACACGGGGAAGAATCACCGCACCGCAATCGAGTTCGGGGCAGTCGAGGGGGAGGAGGGACGGGTCTACTTCGTGCGGGATAACGGGGTCGGCTTCGACATGACCTACGTGGGCAAGCTTTTCACCCCCTTCCAGCGGCTTCACGCCATGGACGAGTTCGAGGGAACCGGCATCGGGCTGGCCACGGTGCGCCGGGTGGTGGAACGGCACGGCGGGCGGGCCTGGGCCGAAGGGACAATCGGCGCCGGCGCCACCTTTTACTTTACCCTGGGAGAATCTCACCGCCTTGCGGAGGGCGACGAAGGATAAGCGATGGACGATTTGCACCTGAGGATACTGCTGGCGGAGGACTCCGAGGAGGATGCCTTTCTGCTTCTGCGGGAGCTGGAACGGGGGGGATACACGGTGGAGTGCGAGCGGGTGCAGACCCGCTCCGCCATGAAAAAGGCCCTGGTCTCCCGGCAATGGGACATGGTCATTTCCGACTACCGGATGCCCCGGTTCTCCGCGCCCCAGGCCCTGGAAACCCTCAAGGAGAGCGGTCTCGACCTCCCCTTCATCATCGTCTCCGGCAAGATCGCCGAGGATATGCTCGTGGATGCCATGCGGGCCGGCGCCAACGACTACTTCATGAAGGGGAACCTGTCGCGGCTCATTCCTGCCATCGAGCGGGAGCTGCGGGAGGCTGCCGAGCGGCGCATCCGGCGCCGGGCCGAGCGGGCCATCCGCCAGGGGAAAATGGAGTGGGAGGCGGCTTTCGACGCCGTGTCGGACCTGGTCCTTCTCACCGACCTCTACAGCACGGTCATCCGCTGCAACAACCGGGTCATCGAGGCCTTCAACGCCACCTACAGCGACATCCTGGGGAGGAACATCACCGAGCTTTTCTACGGCAGCCCCGACGCCGGGGAGAGCATTTTCGATCAGTGCACCGATCTGAAGGCCGATAACGGCGATGTCCGCTTTCCCAAACTCACGGGATGGTACAAGGCCTCCTGCTTTCCCATGCACCCTACCGAAAACGAACACGGCTTCGTCTACGTCATCAAGGACGTCACCAAGCGGAAAAAGATGGAGGAAGAGAAGGAGCTGGCCACCCTGGAGCTTCTCCGGAGCCGCCAGGCCCTCAGGGAGAATCTGGAGGAGATGAAGCGGGCCAACATGGAGCTGGGGCGCCTGAACGCCGCCAAGAACACCGTCATCGGCATGGCCTCCCATGAACTGAAGACCCCGCTTACCTCCATCATCGGTGGGCTCCAGTTTCTCTTCCACTACAGCGGCCTGGAGATGACCCCGGAGCAGAAGGAGATGATGGAGTCGGTCTACGAGGGGGTGACCCAGCTGCGGGGGATCGTGGACGATCTCCTCTCCATCTCCCGCATCGAGACCAAGGGATTCGCCGTCACCAAGCGGATGGTGAACCTCCTCAATCTCTGCCGGGAGGTGCGCCATACCCTGCTCCTTCCCCTGTCGGAGCGGGACATCGAGCTCTCCATTGCCGAGGACACCTGCAGCATTCCGGCCGACGAGGGGTTCTGCCGGCTCGTGACCCGGAACCTCCTGGAGAACGCCATCAAGTTCACCGCCGACGGGGGACGGATCACCATCAGCGGCGAGCTCACCTCCCTGGACGACCTCCTCCCCCAGGCCGATTCGCTCCGCTGCTTCTACCGGGAGTTCCCCTCCAACATCGAGGGGCACCCTGCCTTCTATCGCCTCGACATCGCCGACACGGGAATCGGCATCCCCCCCGAGGAGCGGGTGCGGATCTTCGAGAAATTCTACGGCGTCGGCGACCTCGCCTACCACTCCTCCGGCAAGACCGGCTTCATGTCCAAGGGGTCAGGGCTCGGCCTCTCCATCGTCAAGGGGATCATGGACGCCCACGGCGGCATGGTCTGGGTGGGGCCCGGGGAAAACGGCTCGGGAAGCGTCTTCTCCCTCCTCTTCCCCATGGACAACACCTGTGTCATCCCGCCCCGCGAAGGGAGACGGTAGACACCATGGCATCGGCCCTTTCGCTTCGCGGCCTCACCAAGCGCTTCGGCTCCCTCACGGCCGTGGATTCCTTCTCCCTGGAGGTGGAGCGGGGGACCATCTTCGCGCTTCTCGGCCCCAACGGCGCCGGGAAAACCACCATCATCCGGATCCTCACTACGCTGCTGCGCCCCGACGCCGGCACGGCCCTGGTGGAGGGGTTCGACGTGCGCCAGCAGGGGAAGGAGGTGCGGCGCCTCATCGGCGTGGTCCCCCAGGAGAACAACCTGGACCGCTACCTCACCGCCCGGGAGAACCTGGTGATGCAGGCCCGGCTCCACGGCATGGGAGCCGCCGAGACGAACGGGCGGGTGGACGAGCTTCTGGAGCTGGTGGGGCTTACGGGGCGGCGCAACGACTTTCCCGACACCTTTTCCGGCGGCATGCAGCGGCGCCTCGTGGTGGCCCGGGCACTGGTCCACCGCCCCCGGGTCCTCTTTCTCGACGAGCCCACCACCGGTCTTGACCCCCAGTCCCGCCGGGCAGTCTGGGACTATGTGGACTCCCTTAAGGATTCCATGACCATCTTTCTCACCACCCACTACATGGACGAGGCCGACGCCCTCTGCGACCGGATCGTCA contains the following coding sequences:
- a CDS encoding sensor histidine kinase, giving the protein MKLPYHTMPFRIAAYYALCAGLWILLSDRLLGVAVRDPDLITSLETAKGWLFVAVTALLLHVVVRRFVDEVMRREELLRERNEELCMVEEELRQQLDESERAQQELRESEENYRLLFSSNPHPMCVFDLETLAFLEVNGSAIQHYGYSREEFLAMTIKDIRPPEDVPSLMAIVKRVDSGPDRVGVWRHRKKDGTIISVEITSHMIDFAGRRAKVILCNDVTERIRAKEEILRLNAELEQRVRQRTAELEQANREMESFSYSVSHDLRAPLRHIDGFSRVLLEDCGDQLNQEGKGYLTRICAAANRMGQLIDDLLQLASVSRSELQRRPVDFSNLARTIALELKQTDPEREVTFTIAGGVSAQGDPVLLRVVLENLLGNAWKYTGKNHRTAIEFGAVEGEEGRVYFVRDNGVGFDMTYVGKLFTPFQRLHAMDEFEGTGIGLATVRRVVERHGGRAWAEGTIGAGATFYFTLGESHRLAEGDEG
- a CDS encoding daunorubicin resistance protein DrrA family ABC transporter ATP-binding protein, producing the protein MASALSLRGLTKRFGSLTAVDSFSLEVERGTIFALLGPNGAGKTTIIRILTTLLRPDAGTALVEGFDVRQQGKEVRRLIGVVPQENNLDRYLTARENLVMQARLHGMGAAETNGRVDELLELVGLTGRRNDFPDTFSGGMQRRLVVARALVHRPRVLFLDEPTTGLDPQSRRAVWDYVDSLKDSMTIFLTTHYMDEADALCDRIVIMDHGRVLVDGSAARLKERMAHAHCYELRFRANADHYETILAGFPFVRSLQRTGDLFRLSLAGEESLKPLMDAIGTDDIRTICLREPTLEDVFIELTGKEVRE
- a CDS encoding ATP-binding response regulator; translation: MNNLKILIVDDEADIALILKLQLEDAGYRTTRARDGLEALEMLAREHYDLILLDIRMPRLDGIEVLERIRQEWPELVVVMMTAHGSEDIAVEAMKKGAVDYISKPFSSDDMKKRVERAIEYNRTRLENERLQREVEEERRKMEAILQGMAEALVAVDRQGLVMSINRTAAELFGVDAAAVHARPVEELLSAAIPADRLPCRVVLATGEPCLDVAYDLRLPGRIVPVLSSAAPLANAAGEMIGSVEIIRDISALKALEQEREDFVSMLSHDLKTPITAIIGSIDLVKEGRLGPVNPEQSMYLDAAVESCAEMVDMIDTLLDVHRFEAGRMVTTLVEEELGPLLQRTVGRFEPVARHSGLELTLSLPGAPVTFLVDRKQFGRLLGNLLSNALKFTTEGGIEVRAELPENAAAAAQGITPGAYPTERLPREGRYLLVSVSDTGAGIPADSLVTIFDRFVQARNRKMGKSSGTGLGLAFCRKVMDAHHGFIWAESEPDRGSTFRMLFPLGTD
- a CDS encoding sensor histidine kinase translates to MDDLHLRILLAEDSEEDAFLLLRELERGGYTVECERVQTRSAMKKALVSRQWDMVISDYRMPRFSAPQALETLKESGLDLPFIIVSGKIAEDMLVDAMRAGANDYFMKGNLSRLIPAIERELREAAERRIRRRAERAIRQGKMEWEAAFDAVSDLVLLTDLYSTVIRCNNRVIEAFNATYSDILGRNITELFYGSPDAGESIFDQCTDLKADNGDVRFPKLTGWYKASCFPMHPTENEHGFVYVIKDVTKRKKMEEEKELATLELLRSRQALRENLEEMKRANMELGRLNAAKNTVIGMASHELKTPLTSIIGGLQFLFHYSGLEMTPEQKEMMESVYEGVTQLRGIVDDLLSISRIETKGFAVTKRMVNLLNLCREVRHTLLLPLSERDIELSIAEDTCSIPADEGFCRLVTRNLLENAIKFTADGGRITISGELTSLDDLLPQADSLRCFYREFPSNIEGHPAFYRLDIADTGIGIPPEERVRIFEKFYGVGDLAYHSSGKTGFMSKGSGLGLSIVKGIMDAHGGMVWVGPGENGSGSVFSLLFPMDNTCVIPPREGRR